A section of the Oreochromis aureus strain Israel breed Guangdong linkage group 22, ZZ_aureus, whole genome shotgun sequence genome encodes:
- the nfatc1 gene encoding nuclear factor of activated T-cells, cytoplasmic 1 gives MKSAEEDAYGYTPNVSLSLPLGNPCLSSQYHSLQSSPAISVSVTEPHSYDSQDDMRAAGYFSSTSIRPNGAPTLESPRIEITAYGQFPEDEVEESNLPVAKRVNSIVTLTIPSADGYRDPSCLSPASSVSSRSNLSDASSYESSFSYNYDNSPQNSPWQSPSVSPKGSTLTLPSDGCASGGSPRHSPSTSPRTSITDDTWMGQRGSRPNSPCGAKRKYSLNGSGVPQKHFPYSPNHSPGLSPQTSPRLSVTEETWLPNTNQYTNSAILAAINALTTDGLTDLGEGIPMKARKTSLEPSPTISLKVEPRGEELSPGELCQDEHPANRMSLKKEGYCGGFLDVPQHPYSWSKPKQYVSPSLPALDWQLPSSSGPYSLQIEVQPKSHHRAHYETEGSRGAVKALAGGHPVIQLHGYMESEPLTLQLFIGTADDRLLRPHAFYQVHRITGKTVSTPSHEAMHNNTKVLEIPLLPENNMRAIIDCAGILKLRNSDIELRKGETDIGRKNTRVRMVFRVHINQATGRTVSLQVASNPIECSQRSAQELPLVDKQSLETCPAPGGERMLLDGHNFQHDSKVVFVEKAQDGHHIWETEAKVERDASKPNSLLVEIPPYRNQRLSTPVHVNFYICNGKRKRSQYQRFTYVPATVPTIKTEPRDDYDAPLMCTQHGPLLPKPYYPSQVMAPMMTSDLRPCVVGGPYSASQQKLAAKPSSSSPPSTSPKQHDLPSSPFSKCLPAGPAVQQPGSQSPIPHVSIIQETPGRYQPPNLYPPSSCSSSPTSQASTPTDAPFSPTHCMTPAQPVSGSTSPAAQQHPKVPERGRSSLQEDGSPSALAVSIKQEPQELDQMYLDDVNEIIRNDLSSISVHSHA, from the exons ATGAAATCTGCTGAAGAGG ATGCATATGGCTACACGCCAAACGTCAGTCTCTCTCTCCCACTGGGCAACCCTTGTCTTTCCTCCCAGTACCACAGCCTGCAGTCCAGCCCTGCCATATCTGTCTCTGTCACCGAGCCTCACAGTTATGACTCCCAGGATGACATGAGAGCGGCCGGCTACTTTTCATCCACAAGTATCCGCCCAAACGGAGCCCCGACCTTGGAGAGCCCTCGTATCGAGATCACAGCGTACGGTCAGTTTCCTGAGGATGAGGTGGAGGAAAGCAACCTTCCTGTTGCTAAGCGAGTCAACTCCATAGTGACACTGACCATCCCTAGTGCAGATGGCTATCGTGACCCCAGCTGCCTGAGTCCGGCCAGCAGCGTCTCATCACGTAGCAACCTGTCCGATGCATCCTCCTATGAGTCAAGCTTCTCCTACAATTACGACAACTCACCCCAGAACTCCCCCTGGCAGTCTCCCTCTGTGTCCCCCAAGGGCTCCACCCTCACCCTCCCCAGCGACGGCTGCGCCTCCGGTGGCTCTCCTCGTCACTCCCCCTCCACGTCCCCTCGCACGAGCATAACGGACGACACCTGGATGGGACAGCGCGGCTCCAGGCCCAATTCCCCTTGTGGTGCAAAGAGGAAGTACAGCTTAAATGGCAGCGGAGTGCCACAAAAGCACTTCCCTTATTCACCCAACCACTCCCCAGGTCTGTCCCCACAGACATCTCCTCGCCTCAGTGTCACAGAGGAGACCTGGCTGCCAAACACCAACCAGTACACCAACTCAGCCATCCTGGCAGCCATCAATGCCTTGACCACAGATGGACTGACTGACCTCGGAGAGGGAATCCCCATGAAGGCCCGAAAAACCAGCCTGGAGCCCAGTCCCACCATCAGCCTGAAGGTGGAGCCTAGAGGTGAGGAGCTGAGCCCTGGGGAGCTGTGTCAGGATGAGCACCCAGCAAATCGCATGTCCCTGAAGAAGGAGGGCTACTGTGGTGGGTTTCTGGATGTACCACAACACCCATATTCCTGGTCAAAGCCAAAACAGTATGTCAG cCCATCTTTGCCAGCTCTCGACTGGCAGCTGCCATCCAGCTCCGGGCCGTACAGCCTGCAGATCGAAGTGCAGCCCAAGTCCCACCACCGAGCCCATTATGAGACAGAGGGCAGCAGGGGAGCGGTGAAGGCTCTGGCGGGAGGACACCCAGTCATTCAG CTTCACGGCTACATGGAGAGCGAACCCCTGACTTTGCAGCTGTTCATCGGCACAGCTGATGACAGGCTGCTGAGGCCACACGCCTTCTACCAGGTCCACCGCATCACAGGCAAGACGGTGTCCACCCCGAGCCACGAGGCCATGCATAACAACACCAAGGTTCTGGAGATCCCACTGCTACCAGAGAACAACATGCGGGCCAT AATCGACTGCGCGGGAATCTTGAAGCTGCGTAACTCGGACATAGAGCTGAGGAAAGGGGAGACCGACATCGGACGCAAGAACACGCGCGTGCGGATGGTGTTCAGGGTTCACATCAACCAAGCCACGGGGAGAACGGTGTCTTTGCAGGTGGCATCAAACCCCATCGAGTGCT CTCAGAGATCAGCCCAAGAGCTGCCGCTGGTGGATAAGCAGAGCCTGGAGACGTGTCCCGCCCCCGGAGGGGAGAGGATGCTCCTCGATGGACACAACTTCCAGCATGACTCCAAGGTGGTGTTCGTGGAAAAGGCTCAAG ACGGTCACCACATCTGGGAGACTGAGGCCAAGGTTGAGAGAGACGCCTCGAAGCCT AATTCGCTTCTTGTTGAAATCCCTCCCTACCGAAACCAAAGACTGTCCACTCCTGTCCACGTGAACTTCTACATCTGCAACGGCAAGAGGAAAAGAAGCCAGTACCAGCGCTTCACCTACGTCCCTGCCACTG TTCCAACAATAAAGACGGAGCCTCGCGATGACTATGATGCTCCTCTGATGTGCACCCAACATGGCCCTTTACTCCCAAAGCCATACTACCCCTCACAAGTCATGGCCCCGAtgatgacctctgacctcaggcCATGTGTTGTTGGCGGGCCTTATTCAGCCAGCCAGCAGAAACTTGCAGCCaagccctcctcctcctcacctccgAGCACCAGCCCTAAACAGCACGATCTCCCATCCTCACCCTTCTCAAAATGCCTCCCTGCGGGCCCGGCCGTCCAACAGCCGGGCTCGCAGTCCCCGATCCCGCACGTCTCCATCATTCAGGAGACTCCCGGGCGCTACCAGCCACCCAACCTCTACCCTCCCAgcagctgctcctcctctcCAACCTCGCAGGCCTCCACCCCGACTGACGCCCCCTTTTCTCCAACCCACTGCATGACACCAGCGCAGCCGGTGAGCGGCAGCACAAGCCCAGCCGCTCAGCAGCACCCCAAAGTGCCAGAGAGGGGTCGCTCTTCCCTGCAGGAGGATGGCAGTCCCTCGGCACTTGCTGTCAGCATCAAACAAGAACCACAAGAGCTGGACCAGATGTACCTTGATGATG